A single genomic interval of Danio aesculapii chromosome 5, fDanAes4.1, whole genome shotgun sequence harbors:
- the gtf3aa gene encoding general transcription factor IIIAa, whose translation MTMDKSNANADQLGEIFICSYPDCHAYYNREWKLQAHLCKHTGERPFKCKYKKCSKSFCTKHHLTRHVLTHTGEKPYRCTEDGCKEGFTTNGNLQKHISRIHRQETKQYICTFEGCGKAFKKNNQLKTHECTHTQLLPFLCTHEGCGRRFPQRGKLKRHEKVHKGYSCETEGCSFVAKNWTEMTSHKKVHIVRVQCDQCQKTFRDSWFLKQHQHVHSEERLVFHCPRDGCTRSYTTAFNLQSHILSFHEQQRSFICAHPGCGKAFSMKQSLQRHGVVHDPEKKQMKPRPKRSLASRLSGYKSKKTRQTKTESSAPQISQSENPTHPQSDNQLHSLSSETLPSSTLEPVKSICSSANPVMHLLEPFLV comes from the exons ATGACAATGGATAAAAGTAATGCCAATGCTGATCAACTGGGCGAAATATTCATCTGTTCCTATCCGGACTGTCACGCGTATTACAACCGAGAGTGGAAGCTACAAGCGCATCTCTGCAAACACACCGGAGAG AGGCCgtttaaatgcaaatataagAAGTGCAGCAAATCTTTCTGTACGAAGCATCATCTTACTCGCCATGTTCTGACGCACACCGGTGAAAAACCTTACAG ATGCACAGAAGACGGCTGTAAAGAAGGTTTCACCACAAATGGCAACTTACAGAAACACATTTCCCGGATTCACAGACAAGAGACAAAACAGTACATA tgtaCATTTGAAGGCTGCGGCAAAGCATTCAAGAAAAATAATCAGCTGAAAACCCATGAGTGCACACACACTCAGCTCCTACCTTTCTT GTGCACTCATGAAGGCTGCGGGAGACGCTTTCCTCAGCGTGGTAAACTGAAGCGCCATGAAAAAGTACATAAAG GCTACTCTTGTGAGACCGAGGGCTGTTCGTTTGTTGCCAAAAACTGGACAGAGATGACAAGCCATAAAAAAGTACATATAG TGCGAGTTCAGTGCGATCAGTGTCAGAAAACCTTCAGGGACAGCTGGTTCCTGAAGCAGCATCAGCACGTTCACAGTGAAGAGCGTCTGGTGTTTCACTGTCCCCGAGATGGGTGCACCCGCTCCTACACCACCGCATTTAACCTGCAAAGCCACATTCTGTCCTTCCACGAACAGCAGCGCTCCTTCATCTGTGCCCATCCTGGCTGCGGAAAAGCCTTCTCCATGAAG CAAAGTTTACAGCGCCATGGTGTGGTTCATGATCCTGAAAAGAAGCAG ATGAAGCCCCGTCCAAAACGTTCACTGGCATCCCGCCTGAGTGGCTACAAATCAAAGAAGACCCGTCAAACTAAAACTGAATCGTCAGCGCCTCAGATCAGCCAATCGGAGAACCCTACACATCCTCAATCAGATAACCAGCTGCACTCTTTAAGCTCTGAAACGTTACCAAGTTCTACTTTAGAGCCTGTAAAATCTATTTGTTCTTCTGCAAATCCAGTGATGCATCTATTAGAGCCCTTCTTAGTGTAG